The genomic interval CTACCGCGCACGCCAGCTGCTGCAGGGCCATACCCCGAAGGTCGAAGCCAAGGACAAGCCGACCGTCGTCGCCCTGCGTGAGATCGCCGCCGGTAAAGTTGGCCTGGAAATGCTGAAAAAAGTGCCGATGTAAGCGCGCTTGAGCGCCTAACAAAAGTTTCAGGGCAAGGCGCAGCGCCGCATCGGCGGACCGCGAAGACAGTACGCCTGTACGGCGAGACGCTGCAACGCAGCCATGGAGGTTTTGTTAGGCGCTCTTAGTTGCCTGACTGTGCCAGCCCTGTCTTCTGTTATTCTGTCACCACACTGCGGCTGATCGACATAACGTATGAACCTGTTCCCCCCGGACTCGACACACTCAGGCAATACCCCCGCCCGGACCCGGCGTCCGGGCAAGCCGCAAGACCCCGTCGAGGCGCCCGCTCCCGGCGTTGCCTCCGTCACACAGCTCATCAACAAGCTGTCCGACTACCTCACTCCCGTCGAACTCAAAAAAGTCAAGGAAGCCTACCGCTTCTCCGACGAGATGCATCTTGGCCAGGTCCGTAAATCGGGCGAGCCATATATCTCGCATCCGATCGCCGTCGCCGAAATCTGCGCCGACTGGAAGCTCGATGCCCAGGCCATCATGGCCGCCCTGCTGCACGACGTCATCGAAGACCAGGACGTCAAGAAGGAAGAACTGCTCGAGCGCTTCGGCCCGCAGGTGGCGAACCTGGTCGACGGCCTCTCCAAACTCGAGAAGATCGAGTTCCAGAGCCTGGTCGAGGCGCAGGCCGAGAACTTCCGCAAGATGCTCCTCGCCATGGCGTCCGACGTGCGCGTCATTCTCATCAAGCTCGCGGACCGCCTGCACAACATGCGCACGCTCGGCGTGATGATTCCGGCGAAAAAGCGCCGCATCGCCGGCGAGACGATGGAAGTGTATGTGCCGATCGCGCACCGCCTTGGCCTGAACAACATCTACCGCGAGCTGCAGGACCTGGCCTTCTCGCACCTGTACCCGCTGCGCTACCGCACGCTGTCGAAAGCGGTCAAGGCCGCGCGCGGCAACCGCCGCGAGGTGGTGAAGAAGATCCTGGAATCGGTCAAGCACACGCTGTCGATGGCCGGCATCCATGCGGAGGTCTACGGCCGCGAAAAGACCCTGTACGGCATCTACAAGAAGATGCGCAACAAGCACCTGTCGTTCTCGCAGGTGCTCGACGTGTATGGCTTCCGCGTCGTCGTCGATACCGTCCCGAACTGTTATGTCACGCTCGGTTCCCTGCACGGGCTGTACAAGCCGATGCCGGGCAAGTTCAAGGACTACATCGCGATCCGCAAGATCAACGGGTATCAGTCACTACACACCACCCTGATCGGCCCCTACGGCACCCCTGTCGAATTCCAGATCCGTACCCAGGACATGCACCGCACCGCGGAATCCGGCGTGGCGGCGCACTGGCTCTACAAGACCGGCGACCAGAACATGTCGGACCTGCAGCAGCGTACCCACGCCTGGCTGCAGTCGCTGCTCGACATCCAGCAGCAGACCGGCGACTCGGCCGAATTCCTCGAACACGTCAAGGTCGACCTGTTCCCGGATTCGGTCTACGTGTTCACGCCGAAGTCGAAGATCATCGCCCTGCCGCGCGGCGCCACGGCGCTCGACTTCGCCTACTCGATCCACACCGGCATCGGCGACCACACGGTGGCGGTAAAAATCAACAACGACACCCAGCCGCTGCGCACCGAGCTGCACAACGGCGACATCGTCGAAATCGTCACCGACCCGGATTCGCGCCCGAGCCCGACCTGGCTCAGCTACGTGCGCACCGGCAAGGCGCGCTCGGCAATCCGCCACTACCTGCGCACGATCAACGTCAACGAATCGGTCGAACTCGGCCAGGAACTGCTGGCCGGCGCCCTGGCGGCACGCAACATCGATCCGAACCTGTCGCAACTGACGATCGAGAAGCTGCTGGCGGAATCCTCGGCCAAGTCGATGGACGAGCTGTATGCCGACATCGGCATCGGCAAGCGCATGCCGGCCCTCGTCGCGCGCCACATTTTCGGCCTGATCGAAGGCGAATCCGACCTGCCGCCATCGACCCAGCCGATGGCCGCCGATATCGACCCCGTCACGATCTACGGCAGCGAAGGCGTGTCGGTGCAGCTGGCACCCTGCTGTTTGCCGATTCCCGGGGACGCGATCACGGGCCAATTGCGGCGCGACCAGGGCCTGGTGGTGCACACCGGTGACTGCCTGCCGGCCAAGCGCCTGCGCGCCAAGGAACCGGACCGCTGGATCGCGGTGCAATGGGGCGAGGAACTGAACCGCCGCTTCGACTGCCGCATCCGCCTGTTGATCAACAACGAAAAAGGCATTCTCGCGCGCGTGGCGGCCGAAATCGGCGAGTCCGACGGCAACATCACCTATGTCGGGATGGACGAGGACGACGAGAACATGATGACGCAGCTGCGCTTCACCATCCAGGTGAAGGACCGCGTGCACCTGGCGCATCTGATCCGCAACCTGCGGCGGGTGGCGGGCGTCAACCGGGTCGAGCGCGAACGGGCCTAAGGCCCACTACTTTATCGACAGCCCACGCGACGTGGGCTGTTTTGTTTTGGGAGCGCCGGCTTCAGGCGGGCACGTAGCGCAGGCGGAGTACGTTCTCGTCGATCCGGTCGTGGGCCACAAGGCGCAGCGGCGGCCGCGGTCCGGCAAAATACGGCTTCCCGCCACCGAGCACGACGGGATGCAGGTAGATGCGGTACTCGTCGATCAGGCCGAGTTCGGCGACGCTGTGTGCCAGGACCGTCCCTGCGACCTCGATTTCGCCCTCGTGCTCGGCGCGCAGGGCGCGCAGCGCGCCCCGAGGTCATCCGGCACCAGCTCGGCATTCGGCCCTACCGAGGTCAAGGTGCGCGACACAACCCACTTGCGCTGGCGGCGCCATGCCTGCGCAAAGGCCCGCCTGTCCTCGTCCCACTCGGGATGGTCCTCGTCCCAGTAGCGCATGATCTCGTACATGTGACGACCATAGACGCTGCCCGCCTGGGCCCGGGCCTCTTCGATGAAATGGCGGAACAGTACAGGACCGGGAGCAAAGCCCGTATGGTCGACGTAGCCGTCCAGGGACACGTTCATCCCGAATACGAGTTTGGCCATGTCACATTCCTTTCGCTCTACGAAGTTCGAATTTCCCGGTCAGGCAAAGGCCGGTTCAACGACGCCTGCGCCGCGGCCCACCCTGTGCGGAGAACGCCGTGGGTCGGTTATCGCGGTATTGCCGGGACTGTCCTATTCCAGGCTCCAGGTATAGTTAAAGCTCACCCACGCCGGCTCCGTCGCTCCTTCGGGGATCTTGTAAGCGCATTTTGCCAGTTCGACCAGGGCGGTTCTGTCGAGCGTGGAAAATCCCGACGATTTCACGATCTTCCCGTCGAGGATAGCCCCATCCTTGTCCACCAGGTAGGCCAGCGTCACCACACCTTCCTCGTTGTTACGCGCCGCCGACATCGGATACTCCGGTTTCTTGCAGGGACCACCAGGGCCGGGTCGGGCCACGGAAGGCAATTTTTTCGTAGACACGAACTGCGCCTGCGCGCACAGCGGCATGACGAGCGAGCACAGACATGCGACAAGAGGGATGAGTTTCATGGCGGGATGGAGAAGCGGGAGAAGTGGTCAATGATCGCTATCGTCACGGACGGCAGCGGGGAAAATATTCCAGTGTATCGAACGGCCGCGCCTTGACATCGGGAAGCGGAACATTGTTGCGATTGTACCGATGTGTAAATATTCAAGCCAACAACTTATTGCCGAAATAGAATAACTTTCCTCACTCAAAGGACGATCCATGAAGCGCACCCCGATTGCAAGGGGGCTTGGATTGGTCCTGGCCGCTGCCCTGACAATGTCGCTGGTACTGCCCACCCATGCCGGTCCGGTACGCAACTGGTTCAAGGTGCGGCGTGCGCAGCGGCAGGCGGCGCAGGGCGAGGACGACGGCGGCTTCGCAGGCCTCGGGCGTGGCACCGTCGCCGCGGTGCCGGCGGACGTGCGCGTGACACGCGACCTGGCCTATGGCGGCGACCCGGCCGA from Massilia sp. Se16.2.3 carries:
- a CDS encoding energy transducer TonB; this encodes MKLIPLVACLCSLVMPLCAQAQFVSTKKLPSVARPGPGGPCKKPEYPMSAARNNEEGVVTLAYLVDKDGAILDGKIVKSSGFSTLDRTALVELAKCAYKIPEGATEPAWVSFNYTWSLE
- a CDS encoding dihydrofolate reductase family protein, with product MRALRAEHEGEIEVAGTVLAHSVAELGLIDEYRIYLHPVVLGGGKPYFAGPRPPLRLVAHDRIDENVLRLRYVPA
- a CDS encoding bifunctional (p)ppGpp synthetase/guanosine-3',5'-bis(diphosphate) 3'-pyrophosphohydrolase, with protein sequence MNLFPPDSTHSGNTPARTRRPGKPQDPVEAPAPGVASVTQLINKLSDYLTPVELKKVKEAYRFSDEMHLGQVRKSGEPYISHPIAVAEICADWKLDAQAIMAALLHDVIEDQDVKKEELLERFGPQVANLVDGLSKLEKIEFQSLVEAQAENFRKMLLAMASDVRVILIKLADRLHNMRTLGVMIPAKKRRIAGETMEVYVPIAHRLGLNNIYRELQDLAFSHLYPLRYRTLSKAVKAARGNRREVVKKILESVKHTLSMAGIHAEVYGREKTLYGIYKKMRNKHLSFSQVLDVYGFRVVVDTVPNCYVTLGSLHGLYKPMPGKFKDYIAIRKINGYQSLHTTLIGPYGTPVEFQIRTQDMHRTAESGVAAHWLYKTGDQNMSDLQQRTHAWLQSLLDIQQQTGDSAEFLEHVKVDLFPDSVYVFTPKSKIIALPRGATALDFAYSIHTGIGDHTVAVKINNDTQPLRTELHNGDIVEIVTDPDSRPSPTWLSYVRTGKARSAIRHYLRTINVNESVELGQELLAGALAARNIDPNLSQLTIEKLLAESSAKSMDELYADIGIGKRMPALVARHIFGLIEGESDLPPSTQPMAADIDPVTIYGSEGVSVQLAPCCLPIPGDAITGQLRRDQGLVVHTGDCLPAKRLRAKEPDRWIAVQWGEELNRRFDCRIRLLINNEKGILARVAAEIGESDGNITYVGMDEDDENMMTQLRFTIQVKDRVHLAHLIRNLRRVAGVNRVERERA
- the rpoZ gene encoding DNA-directed RNA polymerase subunit omega — its product is MARITIEDCLKNIPNRFQLTLAATYRARQLLQGHTPKVEAKDKPTVVALREIAAGKVGLEMLKKVPM
- a CDS encoding dihydrofolate reductase family protein; protein product: MAKLVFGMNVSLDGYVDHTGFAPGPVLFRHFIEEARAQAGSVYGRHMYEIMRYWDEDHPEWDEDRRAFAQAWRRQRKWVVSRTLTSVGPNAELVPDDLGARCAPCAPSTRAKSRSQGRSWHTASPNSA